A stretch of Microbulbifer bruguierae DNA encodes these proteins:
- a CDS encoding SulP family inorganic anion transporter, producing MKFDLSNLRGDITGGITAGVVALPLALALGVASGLGPMAGMYGAIAVGFFAALFGGTGPQISGPTGPMVVVLAGLFASLSGDAALIFTAVMLAGLLQVAFGLLGIGHYIRLVPYPVISGFMTGIGVIIIILQLNPLLGHASPSGTLGALGNVPEALSAIHPANLMLGIATLVLVYLWPAKWGRYMPSPLAALIIGTVLAYFALDVPILGAIPTGLPELQMPVFGGDQMMLVVEAAIILAVLGSLDSLLTSLVADNMTRTRHHSNKELIGQGIGNTAAGLIGGIAGAGATMRTVVNIRSGGQTRISGMVHALVLLAVALGLGPLAENIPQAVLAGILVKVGLDIVDWKYLKRAHQGPRWDLLLMVLVLGMTVFVDLITAVGVGVVLAALAYVKQVARLQIEQLRNLREQLDSEEDKAILLRNRDRIALFEFSGPLSFGAAADLGHHVRERASQSSILILDFSAVPFLDLSAALAVETIAGDAKDSGKQLYLAGANGEVRRVLEGLNGRLPAQGSFKTRSEALAAAEEALQQWGVSPIQALPSGVG from the coding sequence ATGAAGTTCGATCTAAGTAACCTGCGCGGTGACATCACCGGCGGTATCACGGCGGGTGTTGTGGCGCTGCCACTGGCACTGGCGCTGGGTGTGGCCTCGGGACTCGGACCGATGGCGGGAATGTACGGTGCCATTGCGGTGGGCTTTTTTGCAGCGCTGTTCGGTGGTACCGGACCGCAGATTTCCGGCCCTACGGGGCCGATGGTGGTTGTGCTGGCAGGATTGTTTGCCAGCCTGTCCGGTGACGCGGCGCTGATTTTTACTGCGGTAATGCTCGCGGGCCTGTTGCAAGTGGCTTTTGGCCTGCTTGGTATAGGGCACTATATCCGGTTGGTCCCGTACCCGGTTATTTCCGGTTTTATGACCGGTATCGGTGTGATCATTATCATTTTGCAGTTGAACCCGCTTCTAGGGCATGCGTCTCCTAGCGGTACGCTGGGCGCGCTTGGCAATGTGCCGGAGGCTCTGTCTGCCATCCACCCTGCGAACCTGATGCTGGGCATCGCGACGCTCGTACTGGTATATCTGTGGCCGGCAAAGTGGGGGCGCTATATGCCGAGCCCGCTGGCGGCGCTGATTATCGGTACGGTACTGGCTTACTTCGCTCTGGATGTGCCGATTCTCGGTGCTATTCCCACAGGATTGCCGGAACTGCAGATGCCGGTATTTGGTGGCGATCAGATGATGCTGGTGGTGGAGGCGGCGATTATCCTCGCGGTACTCGGCTCGCTGGACAGTCTGTTGACCTCGCTCGTGGCAGACAATATGACGCGAACCCGCCATCACAGCAACAAAGAGCTGATAGGGCAGGGGATCGGCAATACTGCGGCGGGGCTGATCGGCGGAATTGCCGGTGCCGGTGCCACTATGCGTACCGTGGTCAATATCCGCTCTGGTGGTCAGACCCGGATTTCCGGAATGGTGCACGCGCTGGTATTGCTGGCGGTGGCGTTGGGACTCGGTCCTTTGGCAGAGAATATCCCGCAGGCAGTACTGGCCGGTATCCTGGTCAAGGTCGGCCTCGATATCGTCGATTGGAAGTACCTGAAACGCGCGCACCAGGGGCCTCGCTGGGACCTGCTGTTGATGGTGTTGGTCCTGGGAATGACAGTTTTTGTCGACCTGATTACCGCAGTGGGTGTTGGTGTGGTACTGGCGGCGCTGGCATACGTGAAGCAGGTGGCCCGTCTGCAGATCGAGCAGCTGCGTAACCTGCGTGAGCAGCTTGACAGTGAAGAGGACAAGGCCATTCTCTTACGCAACCGCGATCGCATTGCACTGTTTGAATTCAGTGGTCCACTAAGTTTTGGCGCGGCGGCAGATCTTGGGCACCACGTGCGCGAGCGCGCTTCCCAGTCCAGTATCCTGATTCTCGATTTTTCCGCGGTACCCTTTCTGGATTTGTCCGCGGCGCTGGCGGTGGAGACTATCGCTGGAGATGCCAAAGACAGCGGTAAACAACTGTATCTGGCTGGCGCCAACGGAGAGGTGCGCAGGGTGCTTGAGGGATTGAACGGCAGGTTACCTGCCCAGGGATCCTTCAAAACGCGGAGTGAGGCTCTCGCGG
- a CDS encoding carbonic anhydrase, which produces MEQLISGVAKFQKEVFPTKKARFSELAEGQSPEVLFITCADSRIDPNLVTQTEPGELFICRNAGNVVPPHSSQTGGMTASIEFAVAGLGVSHIVVCGHTDCGAMKGAIEPEKLESLPHVKEWLGHCRSATEVVRDRHGALCKDHLDEVTCENVIQQMQHLRTHPSVASGLANGRITLHGWVYNIGSGEVLCFDEQAREFKPMDERYRAMFGELADSMADKVCG; this is translated from the coding sequence ATGGAGCAGTTGATTAGCGGCGTTGCCAAGTTCCAGAAAGAAGTTTTCCCCACCAAAAAGGCCCGGTTCTCCGAGCTGGCAGAGGGACAGAGTCCGGAGGTTCTGTTTATCACCTGTGCGGATTCCCGTATTGATCCGAACCTGGTGACCCAGACCGAGCCTGGTGAGTTGTTCATCTGTCGCAACGCGGGCAACGTGGTCCCTCCACACAGCAGTCAGACCGGGGGCATGACGGCTTCGATTGAGTTCGCCGTGGCCGGTCTCGGGGTCTCCCACATTGTGGTTTGCGGTCACACCGATTGCGGTGCCATGAAGGGGGCTATTGAGCCGGAAAAGCTGGAGAGTCTGCCTCACGTGAAAGAGTGGTTGGGGCACTGTCGGTCGGCAACCGAGGTGGTGCGGGATCGCCACGGCGCACTGTGCAAAGACCATCTGGATGAGGTGACCTGTGAAAATGTGATCCAGCAGATGCAGCACTTGCGCACACATCCCTCTGTAGCCAGCGGTCTTGCCAATGGTCGTATCACCCTGCATGGCTGGGTGTACAACATCGGCAGTGGCGAGGTGCTGTGTTTCGACGAGCAAGCCCGGGAATTCAAGCCGATGGATGAGCGTTACCGAGCGATGTTTGGAGAGCTCGCCGATTCCATGGCCGACAAGGTGTGCGGCTAA
- a CDS encoding hydrogen peroxide-inducible genes activator, with protein sequence MPNSLQTPSFKQLEYFVTIASLTSYRRAAEELGVSQPALTTQIRALENTLGLSLFERSRAGTLLTPEGRALLEQARRLILGLREFTAHANVLAHGHQSTYKLGVPPTLGPYLLPNVLPALHSRYHHLKLYVREAPPRLLLQGLSEGSYDIAIVPLPVNRDDLAIEPLFTEPLKFVVPADHRLAGKTQVTPSQLRGEKVLTLEDQHHFHHQVQEICERLGAHLQRDYEGTSLDTLRQMVVMGLGVAFLPGLYVHSEMHNPEALHVSELKSKPIRRQHGLVWRASAPARGFYRELAGHLREIVFDRLGDVVTVEK encoded by the coding sequence GTGCCAAATTCGCTGCAGACCCCGAGTTTCAAGCAACTCGAATACTTTGTGACCATAGCGTCACTAACCAGTTATCGACGTGCAGCCGAGGAATTGGGTGTAAGCCAACCGGCACTCACCACGCAAATTCGAGCCTTGGAAAACACCCTTGGGCTATCACTGTTTGAGCGCTCGCGCGCCGGCACCCTGCTCACTCCGGAAGGCCGTGCACTACTGGAGCAAGCGCGCCGATTGATTCTTGGATTACGGGAATTCACTGCACACGCGAACGTGCTCGCCCACGGACATCAGAGCACTTACAAACTGGGTGTCCCGCCAACCCTCGGCCCCTATCTGTTACCGAATGTCTTGCCGGCCCTGCACAGCCGGTACCACCATCTCAAGCTCTACGTCCGCGAAGCCCCTCCGCGCCTGTTGCTACAGGGACTCTCAGAAGGCTCATACGATATTGCCATTGTTCCGCTACCGGTAAACCGAGATGACCTGGCGATAGAACCACTATTTACCGAGCCCCTGAAATTCGTGGTACCTGCGGATCATCGGCTCGCAGGTAAAACGCAAGTAACACCGTCGCAGCTGCGAGGAGAAAAGGTGTTGACGCTGGAAGATCAGCACCACTTCCACCACCAGGTCCAGGAAATCTGCGAACGCCTGGGTGCGCACCTACAGCGCGACTATGAAGGCACCAGTCTCGACACCCTGCGCCAGATGGTGGTGATGGGACTGGGTGTCGCTTTCCTACCGGGATTGTACGTACACTCAGAGATGCACAACCCGGAAGCACTGCACGTTAGTGAGCTCAAGTCCAAACCCATTCGCCGCCAACACGGACTGGTATGGCGGGCCAGCGCTCCTGCCCGCGGGTTTTACCGGGAACTGGCCGGACACCTGCGGGAAATTGTTTTTGATCGGCTGGGTGATGTGGTTACGGTAGAAAAGTGA
- a CDS encoding DUF3081 family protein, whose product MEQQHKIDIKQALRVFDRITREGEKHGDEWQFQGLFASTDLDGYTVFIRSPKVELTIFFHNKYTVDYRNAVDLHEFVELLEKLDRGQSHW is encoded by the coding sequence ATGGAACAACAACACAAAATTGATATAAAACAGGCGCTCCGCGTTTTTGACAGAATTACCCGCGAAGGCGAGAAACATGGCGATGAATGGCAATTCCAGGGACTCTTCGCCAGCACCGATCTCGACGGCTACACCGTGTTTATCCGCTCACCCAAGGTCGAGCTCACTATTTTCTTCCACAACAAATACACTGTGGATTATAGAAATGCGGTCGATCTACATGAGTTCGTCGAGCTGCTGGAGAAGCTCGACCGCGGCCAATCCCACTGGTGA
- the miaE gene encoding tRNA-(ms[2]io[6]A)-hydroxylase translates to MSNEVPDLSAIHEFLLCPTPDAWVDAALAEPEMMLVDHANCEKKAAGTALNLMFRYLDNFDLLNKMSRLAREELRHFEQVLAIMKKRGITYPHVSASRYAAGLRSEVRAAEPGRLVDTLICGAIIEARSCERFARIAPQLDDELQKFYLSLLKSEARHFRDYLTLAQNAAGEDITSRVQELLEVERVLVESGDGEFRFHSGVPGQL, encoded by the coding sequence ATGTCCAACGAAGTACCTGATCTCTCTGCCATCCATGAATTCCTCCTTTGTCCTACGCCGGATGCGTGGGTTGACGCGGCGTTAGCGGAGCCCGAAATGATGTTGGTGGATCATGCCAACTGCGAGAAGAAGGCGGCCGGGACAGCGTTGAACCTGATGTTTCGCTACCTCGACAACTTCGACCTGCTGAACAAGATGTCGCGTCTCGCGCGGGAAGAGTTGCGGCATTTCGAGCAGGTGCTGGCGATTATGAAAAAGCGCGGCATCACCTACCCGCATGTCAGTGCATCCCGCTATGCGGCGGGGTTGCGCAGCGAGGTGAGGGCCGCCGAGCCCGGACGCCTGGTGGACACACTGATCTGTGGCGCCATTATCGAAGCGCGATCATGCGAACGGTTTGCCCGGATCGCGCCGCAGCTGGACGACGAGTTACAAAAGTTTTACCTGTCGCTTTTGAAGTCAGAAGCACGCCACTTTCGCGATTACCTCACTCTCGCGCAAAATGCCGCAGGTGAGGATATTACTTCCCGTGTGCAGGAGTTACTTGAAGTGGAGCGAGTGCTGGTGGAAAGTGGTGATGGTGAATTCCGCTTCCACAGCGGTGTACCCGGCCAGTTGTAA
- a CDS encoding DUF1289 domain-containing protein, whose amino-acid sequence MAMYKKVRTPCIGVCSTGIGDNVCRGCKRFAHEVIDWNAYSEDQRRIIAERREGYLANAVRSQLEIVNRNLLLSQLRHQQIRFDEDQNPYCWVFELLRAGASQIGDLADYGLVITPAARGVSLVEVKRRIDEDFFSLSLAYYQRFVAPGLQMN is encoded by the coding sequence ATGGCCATGTATAAAAAGGTGCGCACTCCCTGCATTGGCGTTTGCTCAACGGGAATTGGCGATAATGTCTGTCGGGGTTGCAAGCGCTTTGCTCACGAGGTCATCGACTGGAATGCATATTCTGAAGATCAGCGCCGGATTATAGCCGAGCGCCGTGAAGGTTATCTTGCAAATGCCGTGCGTAGTCAGCTGGAAATCGTCAATCGGAATTTACTACTATCACAATTACGTCACCAGCAAATCCGTTTTGACGAAGATCAGAACCCTTATTGTTGGGTATTCGAGCTGTTGAGGGCTGGCGCAAGTCAGATCGGTGACTTGGCCGACTATGGTCTGGTCATTACACCGGCTGCGAGAGGGGTGTCGCTGGTGGAGGTAAAACGTCGCATAGACGAGGACTTTTTCTCGCTATCGCTGGCCTATTACCAACGATTTGTGGCACCCGGGCTACAGATGAACTGA
- the acnB gene encoding bifunctional aconitate hydratase 2/2-methylisocitrate dehydratase — protein sequence MLEAYRNHVAERAEQGIPPKPLNAEQVAGLVELLKNPPAGEEQELLDLITNRVPPGVDEAAYVKAGFLTAIVKGEAESPLIDRKHATKLLGMMLGGYNISTLVELLDDKDLAELAGEQLKDTLLMFDAFHDVEEKAKAGNEVAKGVIQSWADGEWFTKRNKVAESIKVAVFKVTGETNTDDLSPAPDAWSRPDIPLHARAMYKMTRDGLTPEEHGVTGPMQQIEEIQAKGVPVAFVGDVVGTGSSRKSATNSVLWFFGDDLPGVPNKKGGGICIGGKVAPIFYNTMEDAGALVFEAPVDELNMGDVIEIRPYEGKILAEDGKVLSEFELKSDVLLDEVQAGGRINLIIGRGLTTKARESLGLPVSDLFRKPEQPVDTGKGYTLAQKMVGKACGVEGIRPGTYCEPKMTTVGSQDTTGPMTRDELKDLACLGFSADLTMQSFCHTAAYPKPVDIDTQHTLPDFIMNRGGVSLRPGDGIIHSWLNRMLLPDTVGTGGDSHTRFPMGISFPAGSGLVAFAAATGVMPLDMPESVLVRFKGELQPGITLRDLVHAIPYYAIQQGLLTVEKKGKKNIFSGRILEIEGLDHLTVEQAFELSDASAERSAAGCTIKLPEEAIAEYLRSNITLLRWMIAEGYGSKRTLERRARAMEEWLANPELMSADADAEYAAVIEIDLAEVQEPIVCAPNDPDDARLLSSVAGDKVDEVFIGSCMTNIGHFRAAGKLLQQHKGGISTRMWISPPTKMDEHQLMEEGYYNIYGSAGARTEMPGCSLCMGNQARVAPNSTVLSTSTRNFPNRLGDGANVYLTSAELASVGAILGKLPTPAEYQEFAKNLDAMSAEIYRYLNFDQIEEFQKSAEEGKRIAATEIQDVAV from the coding sequence GTGCTTGAAGCCTATCGCAATCACGTCGCCGAGCGCGCCGAACAAGGTATCCCACCCAAGCCCCTGAATGCCGAACAAGTTGCCGGCCTGGTGGAACTGCTGAAGAACCCGCCTGCGGGTGAAGAGCAAGAACTGCTCGACCTGATCACTAACCGCGTACCGCCGGGTGTAGACGAAGCGGCTTACGTAAAAGCCGGCTTCCTCACTGCCATCGTGAAAGGCGAAGCAGAATCCCCGCTGATCGACCGCAAACACGCCACCAAACTGCTGGGCATGATGCTCGGCGGCTACAACATTTCCACCCTGGTTGAACTGCTGGACGACAAAGACCTGGCCGAACTGGCCGGTGAGCAGCTGAAAGACACCCTGCTGATGTTCGACGCCTTCCACGATGTGGAAGAAAAAGCCAAAGCGGGTAACGAAGTCGCCAAAGGCGTTATCCAGTCCTGGGCTGACGGCGAGTGGTTCACCAAACGCAACAAAGTCGCCGAGAGCATCAAGGTTGCCGTATTCAAGGTAACCGGCGAAACCAACACCGACGACCTGTCCCCGGCTCCGGACGCCTGGTCCCGCCCGGACATCCCTCTGCACGCGCGCGCCATGTACAAAATGACCCGCGACGGCCTGACCCCGGAAGAACACGGCGTTACCGGTCCGATGCAGCAAATCGAAGAAATCCAGGCCAAAGGCGTGCCGGTTGCCTTCGTGGGTGACGTAGTCGGCACCGGCTCTTCCCGTAAGTCCGCCACCAACTCCGTACTGTGGTTCTTCGGCGACGACCTGCCGGGCGTACCAAACAAGAAAGGCGGCGGTATCTGTATCGGCGGTAAAGTAGCCCCGATCTTCTACAACACCATGGAAGACGCCGGCGCACTGGTATTCGAAGCCCCGGTTGACGAACTGAACATGGGCGACGTGATCGAGATCCGCCCGTACGAAGGCAAAATCCTGGCTGAAGACGGCAAAGTCCTGTCTGAGTTCGAACTGAAGTCCGACGTACTGCTGGACGAAGTTCAGGCCGGTGGGCGTATCAACCTGATCATCGGTCGCGGTCTGACCACCAAGGCCCGTGAATCCCTGGGCCTGCCAGTTTCCGACCTGTTCCGCAAGCCGGAGCAACCGGTCGATACCGGTAAAGGCTACACCCTGGCCCAGAAAATGGTTGGCAAGGCCTGTGGCGTTGAAGGTATCCGTCCGGGCACCTACTGCGAGCCCAAGATGACCACCGTTGGCTCCCAGGACACCACCGGCCCGATGACCCGTGACGAACTGAAAGACCTGGCGTGCCTGGGCTTCTCCGCGGATCTCACCATGCAGTCCTTCTGTCACACCGCGGCCTACCCGAAGCCGGTGGACATCGACACCCAGCACACCCTGCCCGACTTCATCATGAACCGCGGCGGTGTTTCCCTGCGTCCAGGTGACGGCATCATCCACAGCTGGCTGAACCGCATGCTGCTGCCGGACACCGTCGGTACCGGTGGTGACTCCCACACCCGCTTCCCGATGGGCATCTCCTTCCCTGCCGGTTCTGGCCTGGTTGCCTTCGCCGCTGCCACCGGCGTTATGCCGCTGGACATGCCGGAATCCGTACTGGTGCGCTTCAAGGGTGAACTGCAGCCGGGTATCACCCTGCGTGACCTGGTACATGCAATCCCCTACTACGCCATCCAGCAGGGTCTGCTGACCGTCGAGAAGAAAGGCAAGAAGAACATCTTCTCCGGCCGCATCCTCGAGATCGAAGGCCTGGATCACCTGACCGTAGAGCAGGCGTTCGAACTGTCTGACGCCTCTGCTGAGCGTTCTGCTGCCGGCTGTACCATCAAACTGCCGGAAGAAGCCATCGCCGAATACCTGCGCTCCAACATCACCCTGCTGCGCTGGATGATCGCCGAAGGTTACGGCTCCAAGCGCACCCTGGAGCGTCGTGCACGCGCCATGGAAGAGTGGCTGGCCAACCCGGAACTGATGAGTGCCGACGCCGATGCGGAGTACGCCGCAGTGATCGAAATCGACCTGGCGGAAGTACAAGAACCGATCGTTTGCGCACCGAACGACCCGGACGACGCCCGCCTGCTGTCCTCGGTTGCTGGCGACAAGGTAGACGAAGTATTCATCGGCTCCTGCATGACCAACATCGGCCACTTCCGTGCCGCGGGTAAACTGCTGCAGCAGCACAAAGGTGGCATCTCCACCCGTATGTGGATCTCTCCGCCCACCAAGATGGACGAGCACCAGTTGATGGAAGAAGGCTACTACAACATCTACGGCTCTGCCGGTGCGCGCACCGAGATGCCGGGATGCTCCCTGTGCATGGGTAACCAGGCACGTGTAGCCCCGAACAGCACCGTACTGTCCACCTCCACCCGTAACTTCCCGAACCGCCTGGGCGACGGTGCCAACGTGTACCTGACCTCTGCGGAACTGGCATCCGTGGGTGCGATCCTCGGTAAACTGCCGACTCCCGCGGAATACCAGGAATTCGCCAAGAATCTGGACGCCATGTCTGCGGAAATCTACCGCTACCTGAACTTCGACCAGATTGAGGAATTCCAGAAATCTGCCGAAGAAGGCAAGCGCATCGCCGCTACCGAGATTCAGGATGTTGCTGTTTAA
- a CDS encoding GIY-YIG nuclease family protein: MIVFTLTNEVTDDVWVGTAREGVSPEARFKQFQDALPLGIDHPFYRELKVFGPDCYSVSLFAVAEDRQELQEQVEEALDTYNAKSLAGITTVLPGATKASLSKPKPKPRPGVGAAPVSAVTASPKAKRTVKPVKEKIATGRTGSAARERAIKAGIEAEKAAMAAAKAKRAIDEADEMKRILASLDSRGSTLSRR, encoded by the coding sequence ATGATCGTATTTACCCTTACCAATGAAGTGACCGATGATGTTTGGGTGGGCACCGCCCGTGAAGGCGTATCGCCGGAAGCCCGCTTTAAACAGTTTCAGGACGCTCTGCCGCTGGGGATTGATCATCCATTTTATCGGGAGCTGAAGGTTTTCGGCCCGGATTGTTATTCTGTAAGCCTGTTTGCCGTAGCCGAGGATCGCCAGGAGCTACAGGAGCAGGTGGAGGAAGCGCTGGACACCTATAACGCGAAAAGTCTTGCGGGAATCACCACGGTGTTACCCGGTGCGACCAAAGCGTCTCTGAGCAAACCCAAGCCGAAGCCCCGTCCCGGCGTCGGCGCTGCGCCTGTTAGTGCTGTAACTGCAAGCCCCAAAGCCAAGCGTACGGTAAAGCCTGTCAAAGAAAAAATCGCGACCGGTCGGACCGGTAGCGCCGCGCGTGAACGTGCGATCAAAGCGGGTATCGAAGCCGAGAAGGCGGCAATGGCAGCAGCCAAGGCCAAAAGAGCCATAGATGAGGCGGATGAAATGAAGCGTATTCTGGCTTCACTTGACTCCCGCGGTTCAACGCTTTCACGACGCTGA
- a CDS encoding DUF6942 family protein, which yields MPCNRNTSERIGSDNPKLVLYLPHKPQAYAQLQKDADAGVLLEQNSNHWRKIVTLLAKIASPVETDWRHFRDTALFAETAICFTPELIGGTSWHWIGGKDNLHRFEHLVHRARPFADCDTVLIDPETCLLITPYPDYRQLTNAMVGAIRSELSRLSFYRT from the coding sequence ATGCCTTGCAATCGCAATACTTCGGAAAGGATTGGTAGCGATAACCCCAAACTAGTTCTCTACCTGCCCCACAAGCCCCAGGCTTATGCGCAGCTACAGAAAGACGCTGACGCAGGGGTTCTCCTTGAGCAAAACTCCAATCACTGGCGGAAAATCGTCACATTGCTGGCGAAGATCGCTAGCCCAGTCGAAACGGACTGGCGCCACTTCAGAGATACAGCGCTATTTGCCGAGACGGCCATCTGCTTCACGCCAGAGCTCATTGGGGGAACCTCATGGCACTGGATTGGGGGCAAGGACAATTTGCATCGATTCGAGCACCTGGTTCACCGGGCACGCCCTTTCGCTGATTGCGACACCGTCCTGATTGACCCGGAAACCTGCCTGCTGATCACACCCTACCCCGACTATCGCCAGCTGACGAACGCGATGGTCGGCGCTATTCGCTCGGAGCTGAGCCGTCTGAGCTTCTACCGCACCTGA
- a CDS encoding MarR family winged helix-turn-helix transcriptional regulator produces the protein MTKPVVEPCLALSLRKANRVLTQIYDQDMAANGIKITQFAILRAVYYLGETTNRKLQEVLVLDQTTLSRNLKPLLRDAYLEAHPGQDRREKYLRLSKEGKRLFLQSEKDWQRTQDNLKALLGEKLTERLLSVGQAVVDLKDSAT, from the coding sequence GTGACCAAACCTGTCGTAGAGCCATGCCTGGCCCTGAGCCTGCGTAAAGCCAATCGGGTCCTGACCCAGATCTACGACCAGGACATGGCCGCCAATGGCATCAAGATCACCCAATTTGCGATTCTGCGTGCTGTTTACTATTTGGGAGAAACCACTAACCGCAAACTGCAGGAAGTGCTGGTTCTGGATCAGACCACCCTATCGCGAAACCTGAAACCACTGCTAAGAGACGCGTATCTGGAAGCGCACCCGGGCCAGGATCGGCGGGAAAAATATCTGCGACTGAGCAAAGAGGGTAAACGACTCTTCCTGCAGTCTGAAAAAGACTGGCAGCGCACCCAGGACAACTTGAAAGCGCTGCTTGGAGAAAAATTGACAGAAAGATTACTGTCGGTCGGACAAGCCGTGGTTGATCTGAAGGACTCGGCAACCTGA
- a CDS encoding glutathione S-transferase family protein — MHLQKSSLNQGEMMKSAPPTSKLPSTQSGSEAQVPIQIFSHPMVHNPIKLQLVMRYMAKESPAIAEQLAQIQINTVALEQMAQRQPDFLAINPNGLLPALVHGEQKLWESNAIAQYLANIFGSRLWPGTPWQQASTLRWLQWEASRWSAVAGPIVFYQVYLPFWGNPGNRDRAEEAVKKLAPLAAVLDQQLQLSPCIDGDNYTLADLCIAAPMMHFETAEIDLTPYPDLNDWYQHISEQTWWQEVKTEVLAFMQSAATV; from the coding sequence ATGCATCTGCAGAAGAGCAGCTTGAATCAAGGAGAGATGATGAAAAGTGCACCACCCACAAGTAAATTACCATCGACACAATCTGGTAGCGAAGCGCAAGTTCCTATCCAGATATTTTCGCACCCAATGGTGCACAATCCGATAAAGCTGCAGCTGGTAATGCGCTACATGGCGAAAGAGTCCCCAGCAATCGCAGAACAGCTTGCACAAATCCAGATCAATACCGTAGCGCTGGAACAGATGGCGCAGCGACAACCGGATTTCTTAGCGATAAATCCAAATGGGCTGCTCCCGGCATTAGTGCATGGGGAGCAGAAACTTTGGGAATCCAATGCCATCGCCCAGTATCTGGCCAACATCTTTGGTTCTCGCCTGTGGCCCGGTACCCCATGGCAGCAGGCCAGCACCTTGCGCTGGCTCCAATGGGAGGCTAGTCGCTGGAGTGCCGTTGCGGGCCCCATTGTGTTCTACCAGGTGTACCTCCCCTTCTGGGGTAACCCGGGAAACCGGGACAGAGCTGAAGAGGCAGTCAAAAAACTTGCTCCATTAGCCGCGGTGCTGGACCAGCAACTTCAACTTTCCCCCTGCATTGACGGCGACAATTACACGCTGGCAGACCTCTGTATAGCGGCTCCGATGATGCATTTCGAGACCGCCGAAATAGACCTGACCCCCTATCCCGATCTAAACGATTGGTACCAGCACATTAGTGAACAAACCTGGTGGCAGGAAGTGAAAACAGAGGTTCTGGCATTCATGCAATCTGCAGCCACCGTTTGA